From a region of the Salinispira pacifica genome:
- a CDS encoding DNA translocase FtsK: MRDVFQSRVLGGILTVLGVYLLLSTAGAAVPALQAGFIIRLLALPGEFLYSWFFVMGFYPGIYLVYNGLLIALGQDSPRSLYVSSFAALPVISFAAFLRFLVDPGFADTLLASVMTESLGLQPSLYISGILSAALVLFTIRMAFLPELSAAPTEDNDVEDLEEVPQSLLPEPSAETSLFRADSSSRNTSAQNRAGDPVTAAREFLRTELSRYEPAGAELEDPGEYPVLTEDPGADHWRQAEDTHVEMGFDSSAETAEPQISHTAFGSSSAGPSNAPHEYSLEYGNEEAVEPEGEVIHLNLGSRFVDTQAPAPAVQDVAPAVHESGDFHESTNVDESNNAHESNDVHESNNTEDQLSNPASTGPFGDFSIDDHWEEEDESEDDAAGEDDEYAGDDDDLPVNEDLLPHTEEEPELNFSRKTGPYEIPIDGVLRAQSSESYWVVDQATSDQGEVLRNTLQEFGIEAEVTGIRKGPVITMFEILPAPGVKLNRIVNLADNIALSLAASSVRIVAPIPGKHAVGIEVPNKRRHLVTFSEILKEDEFMEGDHGIPVALGKDITGDAQIVDLTKMPHLLIAGATGAGKSVCVNSIISSVLYRRDPDEVKMILIDPKIVELKFYNDIPHLLTPVITDPKRAFQALQWCLYEMERRYSLLDAMAVRDVKSYNKKIVDKKIATTKLPYIVVVVDEFADLMATSGKELESTLARLAAMSRAVGIHLVLATQRPSTDVITGLIKANIPSRIAFMVASKVDSRIIIDSGGAEKLLGKGDMLFTSAWDPFPQRMQGAFLSEGEVETIVSHVKEMGSPDYIDDEIFFEEEESELVQGELDDPLMQKAIDIVCTANKASASYLQRRLSIGYNRAARLIEEMEDMGIVGPQNGSKPREILKNRDVM, encoded by the coding sequence ATGCGAGATGTTTTCCAATCCAGGGTGCTTGGCGGTATACTCACAGTACTGGGGGTGTATCTGCTGCTGTCCACAGCCGGGGCGGCTGTACCCGCACTCCAGGCCGGGTTTATTATCCGGCTGCTGGCTCTTCCCGGTGAGTTTCTTTATTCATGGTTTTTTGTCATGGGATTTTATCCCGGCATATATCTGGTATATAACGGACTGCTCATTGCCCTGGGACAGGACAGCCCCCGTTCGCTCTATGTCTCCAGCTTCGCCGCTCTACCGGTGATCAGCTTCGCGGCATTTCTGCGCTTTCTTGTGGATCCGGGGTTCGCCGATACGCTGCTGGCCTCAGTAATGACCGAGAGTCTCGGGCTGCAGCCTTCTCTCTATATATCCGGGATTCTCAGCGCAGCTCTGGTTCTGTTTACCATTCGCATGGCATTTTTGCCGGAGTTGTCCGCTGCTCCGACGGAAGATAACGATGTTGAAGACCTGGAAGAAGTTCCTCAATCCCTCCTCCCCGAACCTTCGGCCGAAACCTCCCTGTTCCGGGCGGACAGCAGTTCCCGTAATACATCAGCACAGAACCGCGCCGGAGACCCGGTAACGGCAGCCCGGGAATTCCTGCGAACCGAGTTGAGCAGGTATGAACCCGCGGGAGCTGAACTTGAAGATCCCGGTGAATATCCCGTCCTCACAGAGGACCCCGGGGCAGACCATTGGAGGCAGGCAGAGGATACCCATGTGGAAATGGGCTTTGACTCTTCAGCGGAAACAGCTGAACCGCAGATATCCCATACCGCTTTCGGCAGTTCTTCTGCAGGTCCTTCCAACGCCCCCCATGAGTACAGCCTGGAATACGGAAACGAAGAGGCGGTGGAACCTGAAGGTGAGGTGATCCATCTGAATCTTGGAAGCAGGTTTGTAGATACACAGGCGCCGGCACCGGCGGTGCAGGACGTGGCTCCAGCTGTTCATGAGAGCGGCGATTTTCATGAGAGTACCAATGTTGATGAGAGCAACAATGCACACGAGAGCAACGATGTTCATGAAAGCAACAATACTGAGGATCAGCTTTCGAATCCTGCTTCTACAGGGCCCTTCGGAGATTTCAGCATTGACGACCACTGGGAAGAAGAGGATGAGAGCGAAGATGATGCCGCCGGGGAAGACGATGAGTATGCCGGAGATGACGATGATCTGCCGGTAAATGAGGACCTCCTTCCCCATACGGAAGAGGAACCCGAGTTGAACTTTTCCCGGAAGACCGGCCCGTATGAAATTCCCATCGACGGTGTGCTGAGGGCACAAAGCTCCGAGTCCTACTGGGTTGTGGACCAGGCAACCAGTGACCAGGGGGAGGTGCTTCGCAACACCCTACAGGAGTTCGGCATTGAGGCGGAGGTCACCGGAATCCGAAAGGGTCCGGTGATCACCATGTTTGAAATACTCCCCGCACCCGGGGTGAAGCTGAACCGGATCGTGAATCTTGCCGACAATATCGCCCTGAGTCTGGCTGCCTCAAGTGTACGAATCGTGGCGCCTATTCCCGGGAAGCATGCTGTGGGGATCGAAGTGCCCAATAAGCGACGTCACCTGGTAACCTTCTCGGAAATTCTGAAGGAAGATGAGTTCATGGAGGGGGATCATGGTATTCCCGTGGCACTTGGAAAGGATATTACCGGGGATGCACAGATTGTGGATCTCACCAAAATGCCCCATCTGCTGATTGCCGGGGCCACGGGTGCCGGTAAATCGGTGTGCGTGAACAGCATTATCTCCTCGGTTCTGTATAGACGGGATCCCGACGAGGTGAAGATGATCCTCATTGACCCGAAGATTGTTGAATTGAAGTTCTATAATGATATTCCTCATCTTCTCACACCGGTGATCACCGATCCCAAGCGGGCGTTCCAGGCGCTTCAATGGTGCCTCTACGAGATGGAGCGGCGCTACAGCCTCCTGGACGCCATGGCCGTACGGGATGTGAAGAGCTATAACAAAAAAATTGTGGACAAGAAGATTGCCACCACCAAGCTTCCCTATATTGTGGTGGTTGTTGATGAGTTTGCCGACCTGATGGCCACCAGCGGAAAGGAGCTGGAGTCCACCCTGGCCCGCCTGGCGGCCATGAGCCGGGCAGTGGGCATACACCTGGTGCTTGCCACCCAGCGTCCCTCCACGGATGTGATTACCGGTCTTATCAAAGCGAACATTCCCAGCCGCATCGCTTTCATGGTTGCCAGCAAGGTGGACAGCCGGATCATTATCGATTCCGGGGGTGCTGAAAAACTCCTTGGCAAGGGAGACATGCTGTTTACATCTGCCTGGGACCCCTTCCCCCAGCGTATGCAGGGAGCATTCCTTTCGGAAGGGGAGGTGGAAACCATCGTCTCCCACGTGAAGGAGATGGGGAGTCCCGACTACATAGATGATGAAATTTTCTTCGAGGAGGAGGAAAGCGAGCTGGTTCAGGGTGAACTGGATGATCCTCTGATGCAAAAAGCCATAGATATTGTATGTACTGCCAATAAAGCGTCCGCCAGCTATTTACAACGACGATTGAGTATAGGTTATAATAGAGCTGCAAGACTAATTGAAGAAATGGAAGATATGGGGATCGTCGGTCCTCAGAACGGGTCGAAACCCAGAGAAATCCTCAAAAACAGGGATGTCATGTGA
- a CDS encoding undecaprenyl-diphosphate phosphatase — translation MTALQAAAFGLIQGLTEFLPVSSSGHLALLKSIWGFEDVSILFDVLLHVATLAAVLIVFRKRIWKLILSLLHGIRGRADEGDRMHLKLILMLLLATVITAVLGIGIDEMLQPASNIKLVSLLFIVTAGILILSSRVKPGNKGYKELGVRESIITGVAQGMGVFAGISRSGITISAGIFAGLKREEAGEFSFLLAIPAILGAAILKIPELGDLQGSIGGLPLILGISAAFFSGLISLILLMKLVRSGKLHYFSLYLIPLGIAGLIFL, via the coding sequence ATGACTGCTCTTCAGGCTGCAGCCTTCGGACTTATCCAGGGACTTACGGAATTCTTACCGGTTTCCAGCTCAGGTCATCTTGCGCTGCTGAAAAGCATTTGGGGTTTTGAGGATGTGTCCATCCTCTTCGATGTGCTGCTTCACGTGGCCACTCTGGCGGCGGTGCTGATTGTATTCCGGAAGCGGATATGGAAGCTCATTCTCAGCCTTCTTCACGGCATCCGCGGCCGGGCGGATGAGGGCGACAGAATGCATCTGAAACTGATCCTCATGCTTCTTCTTGCTACTGTTATTACTGCGGTGTTGGGGATCGGGATTGATGAAATGCTTCAGCCCGCTTCCAATATCAAACTGGTTTCCCTGTTGTTTATTGTAACCGCAGGTATTCTTATTCTCAGTTCAAGGGTGAAGCCCGGAAACAAAGGCTACAAAGAGCTGGGAGTCAGGGAGAGCATCATTACCGGTGTGGCCCAGGGAATGGGCGTGTTTGCCGGGATCAGCCGTTCGGGAATTACCATATCAGCGGGAATATTCGCCGGTCTGAAACGGGAGGAAGCGGGGGAGTTCAGCTTTCTCCTGGCCATCCCCGCGATTTTGGGAGCTGCAATTCTGAAAATTCCCGAACTGGGAGACCTTCAGGGAAGTATCGGCGGACTTCCTCTCATATTGGGAATTTCCGCTGCCTTTTTCAGCGGTCTCATTTCTCTCATTCTGCTCATGAAGCTGGTGCGCAGCGGCAAACTGCACTATTTCAGTCTGTATCTCATCCCTCTGGGCATCGCAGGTCTGATATTTCTCTGA
- a CDS encoding Hsp70 family protein yields MIGIRLADGTYYPVLDESSHSRKRFVLTPAHENQHSVHVLFYHAEDGSFSNPRPIGRLDLDQLAPAESVNEQEISIAINAQPDGKLNITARDEKGGTTREIILDSIPDEENMFSDEEFHPDDDISLPEPGDFIGDKEDMEALHREAAAHGGVLEAPVPDNGPQESSFDEMDDMFQEEDGYEGGDEYPESDEEFDAESHFVETRKGIRTGVLAALVLIFTAALIGLSFLIFSLMKGEPVPPLEADADDLNGRVVRMVQTDRRDFAVRTDGSL; encoded by the coding sequence ATGATAGGTATCCGACTTGCGGACGGCACATATTATCCGGTGCTGGATGAATCCAGTCATTCACGGAAACGCTTTGTTCTCACGCCGGCACATGAAAATCAGCATTCGGTGCATGTGCTTTTTTACCATGCGGAAGATGGTTCATTTTCCAATCCCCGGCCCATCGGCAGGTTGGATCTCGACCAGCTTGCGCCTGCGGAATCGGTGAATGAGCAGGAGATATCCATAGCCATTAACGCCCAGCCCGATGGAAAGCTGAATATTACCGCCCGGGATGAAAAAGGCGGAACCACCAGAGAGATAATTCTGGACAGCATTCCTGATGAGGAAAATATGTTCAGCGATGAGGAATTTCATCCTGATGATGATATTTCACTCCCCGAACCCGGTGATTTTATCGGAGATAAGGAAGATATGGAGGCGCTGCACCGGGAGGCCGCAGCCCACGGGGGAGTGCTTGAAGCCCCGGTCCCGGATAATGGTCCTCAGGAATCTTCTTTTGATGAAATGGATGATATGTTTCAGGAGGAGGACGGGTATGAAGGAGGGGACGAATATCCGGAATCAGATGAGGAATTCGATGCGGAAAGCCATTTCGTGGAAACCAGAAAGGGTATCCGTACGGGAGTTCTTGCGGCACTGGTTCTCATATTCACTGCCGCCCTTATAGGATTGAGTTTTCTCATTTTCAGCCTGATGAAGGGTGAACCTGTGCCTCCCCTTGAAGCAGATGCGGACGACCTGAACGGGAGAGTTGTAAGAATGGTACAGACTGACCGGCGGGATTTCGCCGTAAGGACTGACGGCAGCCTGTGA
- a CDS encoding tetratricopeptide repeat protein, producing the protein MNLFPLLIAGIAVLLLSLVAVMIFTRTGGDGEEKPAKKKKTKNRDQQIREANKRLASNPKDHEALSTIADIYFNDQEWEKAHRSYAMLIEMASSHPEIDEKTVNLRYALSAYHLGMMEEAYKGLLLARTFDSELFEINYHLGVIEYKRKNYEKSAGYLNNAVKTNPEHLDSNKYLGLSLFRLKRLNDSVTKLRTVVTERPDEKESLYFLAQGYYELGQSDKSVKIFEQLRPDPVFGPHAAIMAGSIHLKMEQLDKAQMDFEIGLRHEKIKPELRLELKYRLAAALMKQQLVSDALAHLQDIYKANPDYKDVAAQIKRSSELSQNEHLQTYLMANDADFVALCRRLSAMFFRNANTKITDIQVRKGEYADILAEVETSTWADIVLFRFVRTTGVVGEFVLRDLHSRIKETKAGRGFCICAGSFSETAQSFVEARFIDLVDKPGLLKSMQRLSRKTRM; encoded by the coding sequence ATGAACCTCTTTCCCCTGCTCATTGCCGGAATTGCGGTCCTTCTTCTCAGCCTGGTTGCGGTGATGATATTCACCCGTACCGGAGGTGACGGGGAAGAAAAACCTGCAAAAAAGAAAAAGACCAAGAACCGGGACCAGCAAATCCGTGAAGCAAACAAGCGGCTGGCATCGAACCCCAAGGATCATGAAGCTCTTTCAACCATTGCGGATATTTATTTCAATGATCAGGAATGGGAAAAAGCCCACCGCTCATATGCCATGTTGATCGAGATGGCCAGCAGCCACCCTGAAATTGATGAGAAAACCGTCAATCTGCGCTACGCCCTGTCGGCATACCATCTTGGCATGATGGAAGAGGCCTACAAGGGGCTGCTTCTGGCAAGAACCTTCGATTCGGAGCTCTTTGAGATCAACTACCACCTGGGTGTAATCGAATATAAACGGAAAAACTACGAAAAATCCGCAGGATATCTGAATAATGCGGTAAAAACCAATCCCGAACATCTGGACAGCAATAAATATCTGGGGCTCTCGCTGTTCCGCCTGAAGCGCCTCAACGATTCGGTAACCAAACTCAGAACCGTGGTCACCGAACGGCCCGATGAAAAGGAATCCCTCTATTTCCTGGCCCAGGGATATTATGAGCTGGGTCAGAGCGATAAATCGGTGAAGATTTTTGAACAGTTGCGTCCCGATCCTGTTTTCGGTCCCCATGCCGCAATTATGGCCGGAAGCATTCATCTGAAAATGGAACAGCTTGATAAAGCCCAGATGGACTTTGAGATCGGGCTGCGGCATGAAAAAATCAAGCCGGAGCTCCGCCTTGAACTGAAATACCGGCTGGCAGCGGCATTAATGAAACAGCAGCTGGTGAGCGACGCTCTGGCTCATCTTCAGGATATTTACAAGGCGAACCCGGATTACAAGGATGTGGCGGCCCAGATCAAGCGAAGCAGTGAACTCTCCCAGAATGAACATCTTCAGACGTATTTGATGGCCAACGACGCCGACTTCGTTGCCCTCTGCCGCAGACTGTCAGCCATGTTTTTCAGAAATGCCAACACCAAGATCACCGATATTCAGGTGCGCAAAGGCGAGTATGCTGACATTCTGGCAGAAGTGGAAACCAGCACCTGGGCGGATATTGTTCTTTTTCGCTTTGTACGCACCACCGGAGTGGTTGGTGAATTTGTATTGCGGGATCTCCACTCAAGGATCAAGGAAACCAAGGCGGGCCGGGGCTTCTGCATTTGCGCAGGAAGCTTTTCGGAAACCGCTCAGAGCTTTGTGGAAGCCCGGTTCATTGACCTGGTTGATAAACCTGGCCTGCTGAAATCCATGCAGCGCCTCTCCCGGAAAACCCGAATGTAA
- a CDS encoding MFS transporter gives MNELSRSKRWLYGSGDLSFSLANTSIGAYLAIYLTDVVGIHASFAAIIILLGGVWDAFTDPLMGVLSDRTKTGMGRRRPYILFGAIPYGLLYALIWWRPEWAGQGFNNLFYPIVLILFQSASTLVNMPFLALTPELTADYDERNSLTSNRMIFSIIGSLLAFTIPIMIIGEFIPANGAKVWIIGIVTGLISILPFVLIGSLIKENPRRRKEHGIHLNVFASFKIVKKNRAFLWALGLFLFSWLAIEVVQALLIYFIKYRLQMPQNSDVIMAAVFVSALISLPFWDLLSRKSDKRKSFIFGTSFWLLMQIVLVLFRPETPLPLIITVAALAGVGVGAVHVFSWSMIPDSIDAGDPEGMSQEGLYYSVVSFARKLASKGTVFLVLFILGQSGYEANAAIQIQSADNALGFMMGPLPTLLLGIAIFSAYKYPVRRETIRLPSLKGASGVKPEAVPEPVRTSESEEE, from the coding sequence GTGAACGAGCTTTCGCGGTCAAAACGATGGCTTTACGGATCCGGGGATCTGAGCTTCAGTTTGGCCAATACATCAATCGGCGCGTATCTGGCGATTTATCTCACCGATGTGGTGGGTATTCACGCCAGCTTCGCTGCAATAATAATACTTCTGGGAGGGGTGTGGGATGCATTCACCGACCCCCTCATGGGCGTTTTGTCGGACCGGACCAAGACGGGAATGGGGCGAAGAAGACCGTATATTCTCTTCGGGGCCATCCCCTACGGCCTGCTCTATGCCCTTATCTGGTGGCGGCCCGAGTGGGCGGGGCAGGGATTCAATAATCTTTTCTACCCCATTGTGCTCATCCTCTTTCAGTCGGCGTCCACACTGGTGAATATGCCCTTTCTGGCGCTGACGCCGGAATTGACAGCAGATTACGATGAGCGCAACAGTCTTACATCCAACAGAATGATCTTTTCGATTATCGGATCGCTGCTGGCATTCACCATACCGATTATGATTATCGGGGAATTTATTCCGGCCAATGGTGCGAAGGTGTGGATCATCGGGATTGTAACCGGTCTCATATCCATTCTTCCCTTTGTCCTGATCGGCAGTCTCATAAAAGAAAATCCCCGCAGGCGGAAGGAGCATGGCATCCATCTGAATGTGTTCGCTTCCTTCAAAATCGTGAAAAAAAACCGTGCCTTTCTCTGGGCTCTGGGATTGTTTCTGTTCAGCTGGCTTGCCATAGAAGTTGTACAGGCCCTGCTGATTTACTTCATTAAATATCGGCTGCAGATGCCCCAGAATTCCGATGTGATTATGGCTGCGGTATTTGTCAGTGCACTGATCTCTCTCCCCTTCTGGGATCTTCTCTCAAGAAAGAGCGATAAGCGGAAAAGTTTTATTTTCGGAACATCATTCTGGCTGCTGATGCAGATCGTTCTGGTGCTGTTTCGGCCCGAAACTCCCCTGCCTCTCATCATTACGGTTGCCGCCCTTGCAGGAGTGGGAGTTGGCGCTGTTCATGTGTTCTCCTGGTCGATGATTCCGGACAGTATTGATGCCGGAGACCCCGAAGGAATGAGCCAGGAGGGGCTGTACTACTCGGTGGTGAGCTTTGCCCGGAAGCTGGCAAGCAAGGGCACCGTTTTTCTGGTGCTGTTCATTCTGGGCCAGTCGGGATATGAGGCCAATGCGGCAATACAAATTCAGTCCGCGGATAATGCCCTCGGCTTCATGATGGGCCCCCTGCCGACCCTGCTGCTGGGAATCGCAATCTTCTCGGCCTACAAATATCCGGTGCGCCGGGAAACAATCAGGCTGCCCTCATTGAAAGGGGCCTCAGGGGTTAAACCGGAAGCGGTTCCCGAGCCGGTGCGAACCTCCGAATCCGAAGAGGAATGA
- a CDS encoding 16S rRNA (guanine(527)-N(7))-methyltransferase RsmG, which yields MTEVNRQLLYSGLEQCTPSYPPGGASYPAGEPRRSEASGLGGFAEDLVRYIDEILLWNPRLGLIEGDERDIVIRHVLDSAAGLPVMSACIAGISSQMGREQPNTLHLADLGSGSGMPGLVIALWAKHFLLPEEGAPQLAVHLVEKQQRRCGFLKNAVALLGLKEGVRIRQMNSKDLQPGFHVVTSRAYTAVDPEELRFQQSLLAAPGAILAYKGRRENLVRDLGTDLAEKLQILPVSAREPGAKKPVHRMKRLSNC from the coding sequence ATGACCGAAGTTAACCGTCAGCTTCTATACAGCGGACTTGAACAGTGCACGCCATCCTATCCCCCGGGCGGGGCCTCCTATCCAGCGGGTGAACCCCGCCGCTCCGAGGCCTCCGGTCTTGGGGGTTTTGCAGAGGATCTTGTACGTTACATTGATGAAATACTGCTCTGGAACCCCCGACTGGGCCTGATTGAAGGGGATGAACGGGATATTGTAATCCGGCATGTGCTGGATTCCGCCGCAGGGCTGCCTGTTATGTCCGCCTGCATTGCCGGTATCAGTTCACAGATGGGGCGGGAACAGCCCAACACTCTGCATCTGGCGGATTTGGGCAGCGGTTCCGGTATGCCCGGGCTGGTGATTGCACTCTGGGCCAAACACTTCCTCCTGCCGGAGGAGGGTGCTCCGCAACTTGCCGTTCATCTGGTGGAAAAACAGCAGCGCAGATGCGGTTTTCTGAAGAATGCGGTGGCCCTCCTGGGCCTGAAAGAGGGGGTGCGGATCCGGCAGATGAACAGCAAAGACCTTCAACCCGGGTTTCATGTGGTGACTTCCAGGGCCTATACGGCAGTTGATCCCGAAGAGCTGAGGTTCCAGCAATCTCTTTTGGCCGCACCGGGGGCGATTCTTGCCTACAAGGGGCGGAGGGAAAACCTGGTGAGGGATCTTGGAACGGATCTGGCGGAGAAACTGCAGATCCTTCCGGTTTCAGCCCGGGAGCCGGGGGCAAAGAAGCCGGTGCACCGGATGAAGCGCTTATCCAATTGTTGA
- a CDS encoding flagellar assembly lytic transglycosylase translates to MPVFLLILSCSSPSTMWGMDAEEFSRQLHIRGPGMLDGLSLEPDDLRSAAFSSSGAGWYLGRLFQEAGKEDAAQMLYLLEWEKGEPPYAFPALRSLFELLLQRAEYREIVQISDGLLRRNPPSPLEFGWIYTHRYESLIGLERPRQAASELNALLPDISAAPHSFLYYKSVLAALTADYTDLEELLTPYIFVSDARLGHGRILEILEERFPLRGVPASIEPVLRAKTLALRGDAREALDILSPLLQEKGDLVLRYGMERPGEGIIADYFSAALNLAGSSSGRPDPGDNEALATVLQVLEDTTSRLSQQAGAPAAGNFRAQEMLLLYGEYRGRILLELGRAEEASAVLEPLFFHARDLYSAARSLSREPSGGFREQDPVLRFSLLRERLLWRWLDSLQQQPEVGVDDLVRPWSWVRHDEYFFDIGDEYISSLLQQEKWDRVNSLLNILPRGLQLRYGIPGLSVLEHTADRGRYRASPSAVRDRISQMAHDSSMPVYSVLISELVIARDESPGGMQQGSRVAEELSSGRVIRHLFPITRSIPYEVSDARPAELDAREHAEISEIFRGFLRFGMYRDAAGYLSRAEPGFEPDREMVVKGVRSAYSSGKWYQGMLLLETALNRSVMYSHGLQGWVSAAGDEEELLKLLFPLSFPRDVKMSAGENMVDPLLLQALMREESRFNETAGSHAGALGLGQIIPETGADIARRMGLDSFDLFNPGDNISMSSYYLAYLQGRFSTIWETLAAYNAGQGRVDRWIDDLPVDLMPGYLLQPFIPFEETRNYIRRVIESWMIYRVLYGNLEQEFLEELMFTRIRPLR, encoded by the coding sequence ATGCCTGTGTTTCTCCTTATTTTGTCATGCAGTTCTCCCTCCACGATGTGGGGTATGGATGCCGAGGAGTTTTCCCGACAGCTCCACATCCGGGGACCCGGAATGCTGGACGGTCTCAGTCTTGAACCCGATGATCTGCGATCTGCGGCATTCAGCTCCTCAGGAGCAGGCTGGTATCTGGGAAGGCTGTTCCAGGAAGCGGGGAAGGAGGATGCGGCTCAGATGCTGTATCTTCTGGAGTGGGAGAAGGGCGAACCGCCCTATGCATTTCCCGCCCTCCGTTCGCTGTTTGAGCTGCTTCTTCAGAGAGCCGAATACAGGGAAATTGTACAGATCAGCGACGGTCTGCTTCGCAGGAATCCTCCATCTCCGCTTGAATTCGGATGGATCTACACTCACCGCTACGAGAGTCTCATTGGACTGGAGCGTCCCCGCCAGGCTGCGAGCGAACTGAATGCATTGCTTCCGGATATCAGTGCCGCACCCCATAGCTTTCTCTACTACAAGAGCGTACTGGCCGCCCTCACCGCCGATTATACCGATCTGGAAGAGCTGCTCACCCCCTATATATTTGTATCCGATGCCCGTCTGGGCCACGGCCGGATTCTTGAAATCCTGGAAGAACGCTTTCCCCTCCGGGGTGTACCGGCGTCAATTGAACCCGTGCTCAGGGCCAAAACTCTTGCCCTCCGGGGAGATGCCCGGGAAGCGCTGGATATACTGAGTCCTCTGCTTCAGGAGAAGGGTGACCTGGTTCTCCGCTACGGTATGGAGAGGCCTGGGGAAGGGATTATAGCTGATTACTTCTCCGCTGCCCTGAACCTTGCCGGTTCCTCATCCGGCCGACCCGATCCCGGTGACAATGAAGCCCTCGCAACCGTCCTTCAGGTACTGGAAGATACGACCTCCCGGCTCTCACAACAGGCCGGAGCTCCGGCGGCGGGAAACTTCCGCGCCCAGGAAATGCTCCTGCTCTACGGTGAATACCGAGGCCGTATTCTTTTGGAGCTGGGACGGGCAGAGGAGGCTTCTGCGGTGCTTGAGCCTCTCTTTTTTCATGCCAGGGACCTGTATTCCGCAGCCCGTTCTCTCTCAAGGGAGCCATCGGGCGGTTTCCGGGAGCAGGATCCGGTTCTCCGCTTTTCGCTGCTCAGGGAGCGGCTGTTATGGCGCTGGCTGGACAGCCTGCAGCAGCAGCCGGAAGTGGGTGTGGATGATTTGGTGCGGCCCTGGAGCTGGGTACGGCATGATGAATATTTTTTCGATATCGGAGATGAATATATCAGCAGCCTGCTTCAACAGGAGAAGTGGGACAGGGTTAACTCCCTGCTGAACATTCTTCCCCGGGGACTGCAGCTGCGCTACGGTATCCCGGGGTTGTCGGTGCTGGAGCACACAGCAGACAGGGGTCGCTACCGCGCTTCGCCGTCAGCCGTGCGGGACCGTATTTCCCAGATGGCCCACGACTCCTCCATGCCGGTGTACAGTGTTTTGATCTCAGAACTGGTCATCGCCAGAGATGAATCACCTGGCGGCATGCAGCAGGGTTCCCGGGTAGCTGAGGAGCTTAGCAGCGGGAGAGTGATCAGGCATCTCTTTCCCATTACCAGAAGCATTCCCTATGAGGTGAGTGATGCCCGGCCCGCTGAACTGGACGCCCGGGAACATGCAGAAATATCCGAGATTTTCCGAGGGTTCCTCCGTTTCGGAATGTACCGGGATGCCGCAGGGTATCTTTCCCGGGCGGAACCCGGTTTTGAACCGGACCGGGAGATGGTAGTGAAGGGGGTTCGTTCGGCCTATAGCAGCGGTAAATGGTACCAGGGCATGCTGCTTCTGGAGACCGCTCTCAACCGAAGCGTAATGTACTCCCATGGCCTCCAGGGCTGGGTATCCGCCGCCGGAGATGAAGAAGAGCTGCTGAAGCTTCTGTTTCCCCTGAGTTTCCCCCGGGATGTGAAAATGTCCGCCGGCGAAAACATGGTGGATCCCCTTCTTCTCCAGGCCCTGATGCGGGAAGAGAGCCGTTTTAATGAAACGGCGGGCAGTCATGCCGGGGCTCTGGGGCTGGGGCAGATTATTCCCGAAACCGGAGCAGATATTGCACGGAGAATGGGGCTTGATAGCTTTGATCTCTTTAATCCCGGGGATAATATCAGCATGTCATCCTATTATCTGGCATATCTGCAGGGGCGCTTCTCAACAATCTGGGAAACCCTGGCAGCATACAATGCAGGACAGGGCAGGGTGGATCGGTGGATCGATGATCTTCCGGTGGATCTCATGCCGGGATATCTTCTTCAACCTTTCATCCCCTTCGAGGAAACCAGAAATTATATCCGCAGGGTGATTGAAAGCTGGATGATCTACCGGGTATTGTATGGAAATCTTGAGCAGGAGTTTCTGGAAGAGCTGATGTTCACCAGAATCCGCCCCCTGCGCTGA